The DNA region TCTTGTGGGCGCTGTTGCATTCATTGGCCTTAAAAAGGCCGCGCTACTCCATCGCGCACCAATTGTCGCCGAGGAAGCTCCTGTCCCAGTAGAGCTTGATCTCAGCAAAGATGGGGATCTCCGGGGTGCGGGACAACCCGACGATGGTCTCTCACTTGAGCTTCCGCGGAAACGGATCAATCTTTCGGTCATTCTTCCTGTACTTTCTCCCCCTGGGGAGTACCGATTCTTCATCTCGCGCGAGAAAGGAGGTCCCGAACTCTGCGGCACGCAGGGATTGGCTGTCTCGCTGAAAGCGAGGACGGAGATCCATGTTCAGCTTGATCTGCACGCTCTTGCCGCAGGAAATTATTACTTGGGAAGCACATTCCGTCCGAACTCAGAGCTTCATTACTACCCTGTTCGGGTGCACTGATACCGGCTCATCCCGGTCGTGAGTCCGGACCTCGGGGCCTGTCTCTAGCCGCATCCATCAAGAAGCTCAGAGACCGTCATCTTGAATGTTGCTGCGAGAATAGCAAGAGTGTTTAGGTTAGGGTTCTTCAAGCCGTTTTCGAAATTGCTGATATAGGTCCGCCCTAGACCGCTCTCCACCGCAAGATCGTCCTGATTCCAGTTCCTGGCTTTTCTGAGTGCCCGGACTCGTTGCCCAAGCCGAGCATGGATTTGCCGAGTTGCCACCCTTTCAGGATCAATGTATTCTACTGGCTATATTTCGCCAGTAGAATACATTTCGAGGCAAATCACAAATTTGGTGCCGTGAACGGATGCTGGAGAACACGAAATGTCGCGCGAAGAGCACGATGCAGAAACGGGATCGGACTACCGCCCCTCGCATTCTCTGGTCATCGTATGCGGTATTGAGGTATTGCATGATGCAAATAAGCAGATCCAATTCTGAGCCTTTGTCTAAAGTGGTCAGGCCGGCGCGTTCCAGATGACCACTCGGATGCATGCTCGGGGCACGATCACGACACTTGAATAACATGTCTCTTTAGGTCACCTGGAGCGAGATAGCAGGCCCTGATGTCCCTTAAATTCCGAATCGCATCATTCACGGTGTCGCTCATCGCCCTTAATACGGCATTCATCATGTGGTATGCAACGCGTGGAATGCAGCAAGCACGTCTTCGGTCGATTTCCATTGTGATTCGAGATTTTGCATTCAGCGCGGCACATGATGTGGATCGCCTCAGAGCAAGTATCGATTTCATTGCGCCTGGAAGCGCTGTATTGACATTCCAGGCAAAAGACAGCGCTCTCCCGGCATCCATGCAGGGCCTAAGCGCGCCTGATGTTCGGCCAATGAAGGATTGTCTGATATCAGGCGGAAGGGTGTGTAGTCGCGATGATGTAGCTGGAATAGGCTATAGAGACGGAGAAGGTGGATTTCACTATGCGGTCATTCGACTTTCCCAGATCTCTCAATGGCCCTGGATCCTCTCCTTGGCCAGCACAGGATTCATAGCGATCTGCTTCCTGAGTATTTCCCTCGTGTATTGGTGGCGCAAGTATTTTTCTATACCCATTACAAGAATCACCAAATCCGTAGCTGAGTTTATCTTCCAGAGGCGTTCAGGAGAGGCTCATACAATGGGGTCGGAGAATTCATTGATAATGGCAGGAATTGGCGATGAAATCGCCAACCTAGAACAGGCCATAGCCGGTCTTTTGCATCGCGCTGATCAATTCAGGAAAGAAACCGATGCGCGTGAAACCCAACACTTGAAGTGGTTGTCTTACTTGACACACGATCTATCCAGCCCATTATCGCGAACCCTGTCAAGACTTCAACTACTGGAAATCCACCATGGAATGTCGGTTATCGAGCAGCACAAGCATCTCGAAGCAATTGACAGGGATATCAGACGCACAATGGATGTCATCGGTTCAGTCAGCCAATTCGCTATGCTTGAGAGCAACATACAGCGAAACTTCGTCCCTATTTCCGTTGTTGACCTCCTAGAACAGACAAGTCGAATCTTTGAATTTGAGGCTTGCCGCAAGGGCGTTGAGATCGACCTGCAAATCGAACCATCGATAGGTACCATAAATGCAGAAAAGCTCCTCCTCCGGCGCGCCGTCGAAAATCTCATCTCCAATGCACTGCGATTCTCTCCTGAGGGAGGAATCATTACAGTGATGGCGAAACGAGCGGGCGGGTTGATCAGCCTTTCCGTTGCAGACACAGGTTTAGGGATATCGGACGAGGATCTGCCGCGGATTTTTGACTTTGCGTTTCAAGGAACCGACCAAAGGCTCCCTTGCGTTCATGGTGAGATGGGAGTGGGCTTGGCTTTGGTAAAAAAGGTAGCCGAGTTGCACGGGGGCAGAGTCGCTGCCATGAATCGCGTAGACCGGGGAGCTGAGTTCACCCTGTTTCTGCCTATCGCACCATGCGCCTTGAATGCCGCCTCACCTGCACAGTCTGTCACGCACTCATCCTATACTTCTCATTGAGCGCTGTCGAAGCGGACATTAGTCTGCGGATAAGGCTTCTGACATGACGTTCAAATTGCGGTTTGAGCCTGTAGCTTGTCTTCAACAGCGGTTCCAGTAGACAAATCTTCATCGCGCTGCCCATAAAGGGGCCAATGGAGAAAGACAGGTCTATCTCTTTTTCCGAAAGAATTCCTCTCCATTGCTGCCCATAAGCGCTTTTGAGCTTTAACACGGATGCTCTAGAGCTTGATGAAAGGAGCGGGTGCATGGCGATCTCTTCGAATGCCATGAATGGAGGACCGATCACCGCAGATGCCCAATCGACTAAAACAAATTGTTCATCCGAGACCAGAATGTTGTCCGGACGAAGATCTCCGTGCACCAAACCGTCCGGCATTCCATATTCATCGAGCAACTGACAGGTGCGCTCTAAAACATCTACTATCCGATGAAGATCAGATGCTCTGACGCGACGGGGAGTCTGGTGTATTTGTGCCTGAACGATTTCGGTAAGCGCAGGCAGTAAGTTGCGGAAGCACTTATATAAGTGTGGGCTTCGGAGATCAATACATCCAGCATCTATCAAACTCGCTGTATACTCAATACTCTTTGCCTGAAGCGCGCCAACTGTCTGCATTAGACGAACAGGGTTTGCCTCTCGCATTCCGCGGATCGAATCCAGAGGAAGGCCCGCATCCCTCATCAACCAGCCGTTCCATGCCTCATGCTCAGCGATAATAGAAGGAAGATGTTCAGGAAACAATGCTGCTAAGGCACAGGCAACTTTCCGCTCTTTACTGAAGATTGGATCGCACGCCTTGAACCAAAGAAGGCTGCCATCACGCTTGCGTATTCGCAATAGCACAGATTTGGGCGACGCGTTGAGTTGTCGAAACTCTTGGCGGAATGCCATTGGTTCGTCCGGACCGACAGCTGTCTTGAGCCATTCATGAAAGACGGCTGTCCATCCGAAGCGAGAAAATGGTCCAGATTCTTTTGTTGTTCCACGCACTGTATCGATGGCGTGCTTCACTCCACACCAATACTCGCAATGGCGTAGTCCTTCTGGAGGGCTCCATCTGGACCCGTCATCGAAATGTTGAAAAGCACTGTCTCCTAAAGCCTCAGCGACTACAAGCCCATCCCCACCCGGTTCCTCACCGAAAAAGGTTAGAACAATGATTCGCAGGCCCCATCTTTTGAGAGCAAAAAGCTGAACATGTTCACTTGGCCTCGACCAACGTGGAATGAAGATACGAGGCAGCGTAATAGGTTCTCTGCTTGCGTCAACCAAAACTGCGTCATCCGCTCCTGATAGGAGCAGCAGCCTAAATGCGTCATATTCTGGGCTTGGGATACCCGGCAAACGGCCCCTCCGTGCAGCATCAAGCCGGAGCGAAGGCGCCCTCCAGCCTCACCCATCAGAATGTCACCCAGCGACATAGCGCGACAGGAGAATCGATTCGCAGGATGCGACATTCTATACGCCCTATACGCTGAAGTCCGCCTTAGAGTTTGGAAACTACATCCAACGCCACTTTCAACTGATTGTCGTGACCTTCTCGGGCGAGCTCCGGATCAAAAGGTACCGGCACATGCGGTGCAATTGGGTTGCCCTCAACGTTGTTACCCTGGGCGGTTCTCAACTCCCCTACGGGAAGAGTAAGCCGATAGCCATACGGGAGCTTGA from Edaphobacter dinghuensis includes:
- a CDS encoding sensor histidine kinase; translated protein: MSLKFRIASFTVSLIALNTAFIMWYATRGMQQARLRSISIVIRDFAFSAAHDVDRLRASIDFIAPGSAVLTFQAKDSALPASMQGLSAPDVRPMKDCLISGGRVCSRDDVAGIGYRDGEGGFHYAVIRLSQISQWPWILSLASTGFIAICFLSISLVYWWRKYFSIPITRITKSVAEFIFQRRSGEAHTMGSENSLIMAGIGDEIANLEQAIAGLLHRADQFRKETDARETQHLKWLSYLTHDLSSPLSRTLSRLQLLEIHHGMSVIEQHKHLEAIDRDIRRTMDVIGSVSQFAMLESNIQRNFVPISVVDLLEQTSRIFEFEACRKGVEIDLQIEPSIGTINAEKLLLRRAVENLISNALRFSPEGGIITVMAKRAGGLISLSVADTGLGISDEDLPRIFDFAFQGTDQRLPCVHGEMGVGLALVKKVAELHGGRVAAMNRVDRGAEFTLFLPIAPCALNAASPAQSVTHSSYTSH
- a CDS encoding helix-turn-helix domain-containing protein — protein: MATRQIHARLGQRVRALRKARNWNQDDLAVESGLGRTYISNFENGLKNPNLNTLAILAATFKMTVSELLDGCG
- a CDS encoding phosphotransferase, whose product is MPGIPSPEYDAFRLLLLSGADDAVLVDASREPITLPRIFIPRWSRPSEHVQLFALKRWGLRIIVLTFFGEEPGGDGLVVAEALGDSAFQHFDDGSRWSPPEGLRHCEYWCGVKHAIDTVRGTTKESGPFSRFGWTAVFHEWLKTAVGPDEPMAFRQEFRQLNASPKSVLLRIRKRDGSLLWFKACDPIFSKERKVACALAALFPEHLPSIIAEHEAWNGWLMRDAGLPLDSIRGMREANPVRLMQTVGALQAKSIEYTASLIDAGCIDLRSPHLYKCFRNLLPALTEIVQAQIHQTPRRVRASDLHRIVDVLERTCQLLDEYGMPDGLVHGDLRPDNILVSDEQFVLVDWASAVIGPPFMAFEEIAMHPLLSSSSRASVLKLKSAYGQQWRGILSEKEIDLSFSIGPFMGSAMKICLLEPLLKTSYRLKPQFERHVRSLIRRLMSASTALNEKYRMSA